Proteins encoded together in one Telopea speciosissima isolate NSW1024214 ecotype Mountain lineage chromosome 4, Tspe_v1, whole genome shotgun sequence window:
- the LOC122658159 gene encoding mitochondrial inner membrane protease atp23-like, producing the protein MAEEPVTGTASRSSSLFENGGRKVEECEDMIQRSLRTPTVKFLKEHLEKTGCILGDKFIKAVHCDKQISGGYVRGEGVMASYISHYDLKFSLINHMNIQDEVNQVVIHELIHAYDDCRAANLDWANCAHHACSEIRAGHLSGDCHYKRELLRGYMKLRGHEQVIRRRVMKSLSGNPYCPEAAAKDAMEAVWDVCYNDTKPFDRAP; encoded by the exons ATGGCAGAAGAGCCTGTCACGGGAACTGCTTCAAGAAGCTCCTCATTATTTGAAAACGGCGGACGAAAGGTGGAAGAATGCGAGGACATGATCCAAAGAAGCCTCCGAA CTCCAACGGTAAAATTTCTGAAAGAGCATCTGGAGAAGACTGGATGCATTCTTGGGGATAAGTTCATCAAGGCTGTTCACTGTGATAAGCAGATCAGTGGTGGTTATGTCCGTGGTGAAGGAGTAATGGCCTCATATATTTCTCATTATGATCTTAAATTTTCTCTTAT tAACCACATgaacatccaagatgaggtaaATCAAGTGGTTATCCATGAACTAATCCATGCATATGACGATTGTCGAGCTGCTAACTTGGACTGGGCAAATTGTGCTCATCATGCTTGCAGTGAG ATTCGTGCGGGCCATCTAAGTGGTGATTGTCACTACAAACGTGAATTGCTGCGGGGTTATATGAAATTAAGGGGTCACGAGCAAGTAA taagaagaagagttATGAAGTCACTGAGTGGTAATCCATACTGCCCGGAAGCAGCTGCAAAGGATGCCATGGAAGCTGTCTGGGATGTTTGTTACAATGATACAAAGCCCTTTGATAGAGCACCGTGA
- the LOC122660055 gene encoding bystin-like: MGKRNRQQHQQPLYADDSSVSSKKRSREPKQHQKEDMMISTGMSSKILKEALIQQKEIQDEAEGQNPNSSFFAVTEEPNATAEGGEEDDIDAFDGFSETLSLYNGYADEEEIDEEEEKVLKAFMSKNTGPQQTLADLIIKKIKEKDAEVSSETQPLPKLDQTIIDLYKGVGKLLSRYTTGKVPKAFKHIPSMELWEDVLYMTEPENWSPNAMYQATRIFSSNLGVRKAQRFYKLVLLPRIREDMQKNKRLHFALYQALKKSLYKPAAFFKGILFPLCESGTCTLREAVIIGSIIQKVSIPPLHSSAGLLKLAEMDYCGTTSYFLKLFLEKKYALPYRVLDAVIAHFMRFLNDTRIMPVIWHQSLLAFVQRYKNELTKEDKDNLDRLLQHQKHYLVTPEIQRELANGRNRGEKEDVLMSISSPISVINKPIEEDRFDFPEVPMEED, from the exons ATGGGGAAGAGAAACCGACAGCAGCACCAACAGCCGTTGTACGCTGATGACTCCTCTGTCTCCTCCAAGAAGCGATCACGAGAACCTAAGCAACACCAGAAAGAAGACATG ATGATTTCAACCGGAATGAGctccaaaattttgaaagagGCCTTAATTCAGCAAAAGGAAATCCAAGATGAGGCTGAGGGACAAAACCCCAACTCTTCTTTCTTTGCAGTTACTGAAGAACCAAATGCTACTGCTGAAGGCggtgaagaagatgatatcgATGCCTTTGATGGTTTTTCTGAAACTCTTAGCCTCTACAATGGCTATGCAGATGAA gaggagattgatgaggaggaagagaaagttTTGAAAGCTTTTATGTCGAAGAACACTGGCCCACAACAGACGTTGGCGGAcctcattataaaaaaaattaaagaaaaagatgCAGAGGTTTCTTCAG AAACACAGCCCCTTCCTAAACTGGACCAGACCATCATAGATTTATACAAGGG TGTTGGCAAACTACTTAGTAGATACACAACTGGTAAAGTGCCGAAGGCATTCAAACACATCCCCTCAATGGAGCTCTGGGAGGATGTGCTATACATGACAGAACCTGAGAATTGGTCACCAAATGCCATGTATCAAGCCACAAGAATCTTCTCTTCCAATTTGGGTGTGAGGAAGGCCCAGCGCTTCTACAAGCTTGTTTTGCTCCCTAGGATTAGAGAAGACATGCAGAAGAATAAGAGGCTCCATTTTGCTTTATATCAAGCTTTGAAGAAGTCACTTTACAAGCCAGCAGCcttcttcaagggtattttgttTCCACTGTGCGAG TCAGGAACTTGCACTCTTAGGGAAGCTGTCATTATTGGAAGCATTATTCAGAAGGTTTCTATTCCACCACTTCATTCAAG TGCTGGACTGCTGAAGCTTGCGGAGATGGATTATTGTGGCACAACTAG TTATTTTCTAAAGCTTTTTCTGGAAAAGAAGTATGCATTGCCCTACCGCGTACTTGATGCCGTTATCGCTCATTTTATGAGATTTCTCAATGACACAAGGATTATGCCTGTGATATGGCACCAGTCACTTCTTGCATTTGTGCAAAG GTACAAGAATGAACTGACAAAGGAAGACAAGGATAATCTGGACCGTCTGCTTCAACACCAGAAACATTACTTG GTCACACCTGAAATCCAGAGAGAGCTTGCAAATGGTCGTAACCGGGGGGAGAAAGAGGATGTTCTCATGTCAATTT CATCACCTATTTCTGTAATCAATAAACCAATTGAAGAAGACAGATTTGATTTTCCTGAGGTTCCAATGGAAGAGGATTGA
- the LOC122659729 gene encoding protein CHROMATIN REMODELING 35-like codes for MGEKKTWSTSRAVREAPVLDQTSKTPYPFSETLEQCSPAESYSRGHKRTKIFDTSSMSWTAKLHSETKSKDGKTSVDVSDPFVLPNWLEGLDSGKYGSVSKDINGLLARKMQLSKPQFSETKCKDGKTKTSEVVGVSDPFSLHNWSEGLDSGKYGSVSKDIEELVARKMQLLNPLLARYPLLQRSGLDAGGFCKGQPGEVCKSLNQQSIHSASALCNIIDLEDCTENDVPVCEDSIPFYENGGESKVHAHGGSIEHEQTDLLEYLQSHSDLPIVIVDSDEEDGDSIRARHATSSKFVTSNFEIPLESQKNDLDDVKNGVAMMADTRSLLPDVQCQQANVEAKVVLRKPVEEKPIRNLCVREYGEENSSKGEEKRSGGEQVPRKEQGGYVGVQGDTVTENGEQVSRKEQGVYIGVQGDTISEKSNHQSDEDDGLGDVWREMTLALECSKDAAPERSDFENTEGRGGEECDHSFVLKDDLGYVCRVCGIIERGIETIFDFQWIKGTKTTRTYFYESQNSKGRQQTEVSPFSGIEVSQEDPTVAELSVHPRHRQQMKPHQIEGFNFLQRNLMTDKPGGCILAHAPGSGKTFMIISFMQSFLARYPKARPLVVLPKGILATWRKEFQRWQVEDIPLYDFYSSKAENRHQQLEVLKTWVDQSGILFLGYKQFANIVCGSATSKTAAACHDMLLKVPSILILDEGHTPRNEDTDVLHSLAKVQTPRKVVLSGTLFQNHVKEVFNILNLVRPKFLKLESSRLIVKRVLSRVHISSGKKFFKNGLESAFYELVEATLQNDEDFKRKVTVIQDLREMTNNVLHYYKGDFLEELPGLVNFTVILNLTSKQKNAVEKLKNLEKFKRCSLGSAIYMHPRLKEFSETASAGDRGGNFNDEKIDDLVGKMDVKDGVKMRFFLNLLGLCESANEKLLVFSQYLLPLKFLERLIVTTKGWSPGKEIFMISGDSTPEQREWNMDRFNKSPDAKVFFGSIKACGEGISLVGASRVLILDVHLNPSVTRQAIGRAFRPGQERKVYTYRLVAADSPEEQDHLTCFRKELIAKMWFEWSECCGHQDFEMESVDVRECGDLFLESPLLGRDVKALYKR; via the exons ATGGGTGAAAAAAAGACTTGGTCGACTAGCAGGGCAGTTAGGGAGGCACCGGTACTCGATCAAACTTCCAAGACTCCCTACCCTTTTTCTGAAACGTTAGAGCAATGCAGTCCTGCTG AATCGTACTCCAGAGGCCATAAAAGAACGAAAATATTCGATACCAGCAGCATGTCTTGGACTGCAAAGTTGCATTCTGAAACCAAATCCAAGGATGGAAAGACTTCTGTTGATGTTTCTGATCCATTTGTTTTGCCCAATTGGTTGGAAGGTTTGGACAGTGGCAAATATGGAAGTGTTTCCAAAGATATTAATGGTCTTCTTGCTCGAAAGATGCAATTGTCAAAACCTCAATTTTCTGAAACCAAATGTAAGGATGGAAAGACAAAGACTTCAGAAGTTGTTGGTGTTTCTGATCCATTTTCTCTGCACAATTGGTCGGAAGGTTTGGACAGTGGCAAATATGGAAGTGTTTCCAAAGATATCGAGGAACTTGTTGCTCGAAAGATGCAATTGTTAAATCCTCTACTTGCAAGATATCCTCTTCTACAAAGATCTGGTTTAGATGCTGGTGGTTTTTGTAAGGGCCAACCTGGAGAGGTTTGCAAGTCGTTGAATCAGCAATCCATTCACTCGGCCTCAGCCTTGTGTAATATTATTGATTTGGAAGACTGCACAGAAAACGATGTTCCTGTGTGTGAAGATTCAataccattttatgaaaatggtGGTGAAAGTAAGGTACATGCACATGGCGGCTCTATAGAGCACGAGCAAACCGATCTGCTTGAGTACCTCCAGAGTCATTCTGATCTGCCAATTGTAATTGTTGATTcagatgaagaagatggagacaGTATCAGGGCCAGACATGCTACCAGTTCAAAATTTGTCACTTCTAATTTTGAAATTCCATTAGAATCTCAAAAGAATGATCTTGATGATGTGAAAAATGGAGTAGCTATGATGGCTGATACCAGATCATTGTTGCCTGATGTTCAGTGTCAACAAGCAAATGTTGAAGCAAAGGTTGTCTTGAGGAAGCCAGTTGAAGAAAAACCAATCAGGAATCTCTGT GTGAGAGAATATGGAGAGGAAAACAGttcaaaaggagaagagaaaaggtcTGGTGGTGAACAAGTTCCCAGAAAAGAACAAGGTGGATATGTTGGTGTTCAGGGTGATACAGTAACTGAGAATGGTGAACAAGTTTCCAGAAAAGAACAAGGTGTATATATTGGTGTTCAGGGTGATACAATAAGTGAGAAAAGCAATCATCAAAGTGATGAAGACGATGGTCTTGGGGATGTCTGGAGAGAAATGACACTTGCATTGGAATGTTCCAAG GATGCTGCTCCTGAGAGGTCAGATTTTGAAAACACTGAAGGGAGAGGAGGTGAAGAATGCGATCATTCTTTTGTTCTCAAGGATGATCTAGGATATGTCTGCCGGGTATGTGGCATTATAGAAAGGGGAATTGAAACGATATTCGACTTCCAGTGGATAAAG GGCACAAAGACCACAAGGACTTACTTCTATGAATCTCAGAATTCCAAAGGTAGACAACAAACTGAGGTTTCCCCATTTTCTGGAATTGAAGTGTCTCAGGAAGATCCAACTGTGGCAGAACTATCTGTGCATCCAAGGCATAGGCAGCAAATGAAACCCCATCAAATTGAGGGTTTCAATTTCTTGCAGAGGAACTTAATGACAGACAAACCAGGAGGTTGCATCCTTGCACATGCTCCTGGATCTGGAAAGACTTTCATGATAATAAGCTTTATGCAAAGTTTCCTGGCCAGGTATCCTAAAGCCAGACCACTGGTTGTACTACCAAAAGGTATCCTGGCTACATGGAGGAAAGAGTTTCAAAGATGGCAAGTGGAGGATATACCTTTATATGATTTTTATTCCTCAAAAGCAGAAAATAGGCATCAGCAGTTGGAAGTTTTGAAAACATGGGTGGATCAGAGTGGTATCTTATTTCTGGGTTACAAGCAGTTTGCGAACATTGTATGTGGCAGTGCAACAAGCAAAACTGCAGCTGCTTGTCATGACATGTTGCTGAAAGTTCCTTCAATTCTTATATTGGACGAAGGTCATACACCAAGGAATGAAGACACTGATGTGTTACACTCACTTGCCAAGGTGCAAACGCCAAGAAAAGTGGTTCTTTCTGGCACCTTATTTCAAAATCATGTGAAGGAGGTCTTCAATATTTTGAACCTTGTTCGCCCCAAGTTCTTAAAGTTGGAATCTTCTCGTCTCATCGTAAAGCGTGTTCTTAGTAGGGTTCACATATCAAGTGGAAAGAAGTTCTTTAAAAATGGTTTGGAATCCGCATTCTATGAGTTAGTTGAAGCCACTCTACAAAATGATGAAGATTTCAAAAGGAAGGTGACAGTCATACAAGACCTCCGTGAGATGACAAATAATGTTCTTCATTACTACAAGGGAGATTTCTTGGAGGAACTGCCAGGTCTTGTTAACTTCACTGTGATTTTAAATCTGACAAGCAAACAGAAGAATGCagtagaaaaattgaagaatttgGAAAAATTCAAGAGATGTTCTTTGGGGAGTGCCATTTATATGCACCCACGGTTGAAAGAGTTTTCAGAGACGGCATCAGCTGGAGACAGAGGTGGCAACTTCAATGATGAAAAGATTGATGACTTGGTAGGGAAAATGGATGTGAAAGATGGGGTCAAAATGAGGTTTTTTCTTAATCTTTTGGGCTTGTGTGAATCTGCCAATGAAAAGCTGCTTGTTTTCAGTCAGTATCTCCTTCCACTGAAATTCTTGGAGAGATTGATAGTGACCACAAAGGGTTGGAGCCCTGGGAAGGAAATTTTTATGATCTCTGGTGACTCTACCCCTGAACAAAGGGAGTGGAACATGGACCGTTTTAACAAATCCCCTGATGCCAaggttttttttggttcaatcaAGGCATGCGGTGAGGGGATTTCCCTTGTTGGGGCATCTCGTGTTCTGATTCTGGATGTTCATTTAAACCCATCAGTCACCCGGCAAGCCATTGGCCGTGCATTCCGACCAGGCCAAGAGAGGAAGGTCTATACATACAGATTGGTTGCTGCTGACTCTCCTGAGGAGCAAGACCATCTCACATGCTTCAGGAAAGAATTAATTGCAAAGATGTGGTTTGAATGGAGTGAATGCTGTGGTCATCAAGACTTTGAAATGGAATCAGTTGATGTAAGGGAATGTGGGGATTTGTTCCTTGAAAGCCCTTTGTTGGGGAGAGATGTAAAGGCCCTATACAAAAGGTAG